A region of the Methanobrevibacter ruminantium M1 genome:
CCAAAACCATAATAAAAATCTGGAATGATTTAAAAAAAAAACTAGAATATGAAAATCATTAAAAGTGCTTAAAAAAAAAAGAAAACTTACAAAAAACTAAAAAATCTTAAAAAAGTTGCTTAAAAAAAAAAGAAAAAATTAAGAATAGTTATTAAAAACTATCCTTAACTAATTTTTACTTTGAATTTTACACTGGTTGCCTTTGTATTGGCATCTCCATCAAATTTGGCAGTTGCTGTGTATGTTCCTTTTTTGCTTAAGGAGACCTTTACACTTGCTACACCTTTGGAATTGGTTGTTCCAGTGTAGGTTTTGCCGTTTACTGTAAACTTGATCTTCTTGCCGCTTAGTAATGTTCCTCTTTGTGATTTAAGTGTTGCAGTGACTGTTTTTGTTTTTGCTTTTGCCTTAAATGTTTTTTGAGGGGCTGTGATTTTTGGGGTTTGTTTGTTTACAGTGATTTTTGCTACTTCGAATGATGCCTGATATTTGCTGTCTCCGAGGTATGCGATAGCGAATGTGTATTGGGTTACTTTCAGGAGGTTTATTTGTAGTTTTGCGCCTCCTGTGGCATTTGTTATTCTGTCGTAGACTACTCCGTTGAATCCTATTTTGATAGGAACTCCGGCTAAAGCCTTTTTGTTGTTGTCTACTAGTTGGATTTCGAAGTATTTTCCGGCTCTTCCTTCAGCTTTTAGGACTGATTCGGTTTTCATGTCCTTGTAGAGGATGGAGGTTTCGAGTCTTGTGTTCTTTTGTGTTTTGTTTGCTGGTTCGGCGGACTCTGAATTTGCACTGTTTGGTTTTGGATATTTCTTGTTTACGTCTATTTTTGCTACTTCGAAGGATGCGTTGTAGTTGTCGTCTCCTTTGAAGCAGATTGCAAAGGTGTATCCATCCTCTTTTGCAAGGTTTATCTGTAGTTTTGCTCCGCCTTCAGAGTCTGTTGTTCTGTTGTAGATTCTTCCGTTGAAGCCTATTTGGATAGGAACTCCTGCTAGTGCTTGATTGTTTTCATCAACCAATTTGACTCTGAAGTAATTACCTATTCTGCCATCATTTGCACCTACAGGGGCAGTGGTCATATTGTTATATATGATTCTGGTTTCGATACGGTCTCTCACGGTGAAACTAGAGCTTGCAGTGGATGAATTGTATTCAGAATCTCCTTTATAGTCTGCAGTTACTGTGTAGTTTCCTATAGTAAGATTGGAAAGAGCCTTTGAACCTTTTCCACCTGTAATAGTTACATTATAGATAGAATTGCCAACTCTTAGCTCAATGACCCCATCAATAGGAGTTTTGTCTGCAGTTGTTAAGGTCAGATTGATAAGCTCATCATTTCCATATATGACTGTGGATGTGCTAATGCCTATTAGAGTATCTTTAACAGTTGAAGAAGTACCATTACCACCAGGATCAGTACCATTTCCGCCCGGAGAGGTTCCATTACCACTAGGATCAGTACCGTTACCACCAGGGCTAGTACCATTACCACTTGGAGAAGTACCATTACCACCAGGATCAGTACCATTACCACTTGGAGAAGTACCATTACCACCAGGATCAGTACCGTTACCACCAGGGCTAGTACCATTACCACTTGGAGAAGTACCATTACCACCTGGAGAAGTACCATTTCCGCTCGGAGAGGTTCCATTACCACCTGGAGAAGTACCATTTCCTTCAGGACTAGTACCGTTTCCACTGCTTCCATTGCCACTAGGTTCAGTGCCATTTCCACTATCATCAGATGGGTTTACTACCACAGTCACAGTAGCATATGAGGCATCATATAAGCTGTTTCCAGCGAAACTGATATCAATATTATAAGTTCCTGGGTTGAAGTCAATTAAGAGTTTAGCTTGTCCCTTATTGTCAGTATTCTCATTTTTAACAGTTGATGAATTAGATTTGAATTCTATGCTGATTTCAGCTAAAGGATTGGAATATTGATCTTTTAATGTAGCAATCAGGTATTTGCTTTCATTATAGCTAACATTCATATTCTCTGAGCTTAGGCTTGTAGAAGCCTTACTTATAATCACTTTAACCTTTTCATCTGACCCATCATAGTTTTTGCTGCCGTCGAAGATGAACTGTGCCCAGTATTCTCCAGGAACAATTCCATTAGCGGACACAACAATTTGACCGTTCTCATCGGTTGTTAGGTTTTTCTCACCATTAAAGTCTACCAAAACAGTTGCATTGGCAATGGATTCATTATAATTGTCTTTAAGGATCATTATAATGTTTTCGTTTCCATTGTATGTTGTGTTCAATGGGTTAGCTGAAATTTGAGAAGCGCGCTTATTGATTGTTAATGCAATTGTCTCCTCTCCATAGCCATATTCATCTGAATCTACAAATACTAATGCGTTATAGTTTCCAGCATCCAAATCTACAGTCCATCCGTCACCGCTTAGGCAGGAATAGTTGCCAATTAATTGGTTGGAACTGTCAAATACAGAGATTGTAACATTGATTCCATCTATTTGAGTACCAACATAGGACACATTGACATATAGCTTCTCTCCTGATTTATATGTGGATGTGAAGTCATTGACGGATATTACAGGTTTAGGGACATACCAGTCATCTCCTTCTATGCCTGCGTGGTTGTTTTGGAAAATAACATTATCTGAGCAGTTTCCTCCAAAGATTGCTCCACCGTATCCGCTTGCATTGTTGTTGATGAAGGTTGAATCTTCGACTCTTCCGTTATCGCCTTCCCACAGGATAGCGCCACCATAGCCCCCCTCATTTTCACCATTCGCATTTCCGTTTGCAAAGGTAATATTATTGAGGACAACATCAGGAGCGATAACCTGGAAGATACGTGCTTTGCTTGAACCGTTTATTGTGCTTCCGTTTCCATTGATTGTAACTGTGCGGTTAATGATGATTCCATGTATGAAAGCTGAATCCAACTCTGGATTAAACTCATAATATTTGTCTAAAGTTATTTCATCATCATCATTTCCATTAATGGTTCTGTTTAAGTCACTAAAGCTTGGAGGATAAACATTTATTGATAGTGTTTGGAAGATGCCTTCTGCCTTTGCAGTTACAGTGGCAGTTCCAATATTTTGAGGAGTGAATATTATCTTTTCATCCAATCCAGCAGTGTCATTTATATTTCCATTTGATGAGCTTAGGCTTAATATGATAGGATATAATAGATTATTGTCATATTCAATAAGGTCTAATCCATCATAGGCATATAATTTAAAGCTTACATCTGAGCTACCTAAAATAGATATTGGGTTTGGATCGGCTGTTGCATTTAAGAAAAGCCATACATTTCCAACGCTGCCTGCAGGTTTCTCATTGTAATTGCTTCCATTGTTTCCAAACCAGTTATAATCTGCATTGGAGCCATCATATACATCATAATGAATCTCATTTTCCCCATTGTTTAGCAAGATGTTGTTGTTGAAATTGGAATATGATTCTGAATGATCATTATGGTATACGCTAGCGCCGTCAGTTGCAGTGTTGTTTACAAATAAGCAAGAGGATACATTTCCATATTGTTCATGCCAAGCGATAGCTCCTCCATGACCATTTATGTGGTTGTTGGAGAAATTGGAATATGACACAGTACCGTTTAAATGATCCCAAAAGATAGCGCCACCGCCATCATACCCAGTTCCACTTCCTCCATTATTGAGTGAGAAATTGGAGTATGTCACATTACCGTTTTCACCACTCCACATGATAGCTCCACCACGACTACCTGCATGGTTGTTGATTAAATTGGAGTATTTGACTGTACCATATGCACCAAGCCACCAGATGGCACCTGCATCTGTTGCACTGTTGAGATAGAAATCGGAATCTGTAATAGTGCCCTTTGCACCAGCCCACCTAATAGCTCCACCAGAACCATCTACATCATTTTGAGAGAAACTGGAGTGTTTGACAGTACCGTTTTCACCGGACCAGATAATAGCCCCTCCAGTTAGGTATGCATGGTTAAAGGTGAAATTGGAGTATGATATAATACCATTTGCACCTTCCCAACGGATAGCGCCTCCACTCCTATCAGCACCCTCGCCGCTTGCATTTCCATTTGTAAATGTAATGTTATTGAGTGTTACATTATCAGCGATAACTTGGAAGATACGAGCTTTGCCTGATGCGTTTATTGTAGTGCCGTTTCCATTGATTGTCACTGTGCGGTTAATGATTATTCCATGTATGAAAGCACCATCTGTTTCTGGATCAAATTCATAATATTTTCCTAAAGTTATTTCAGCATCTTCATTGCCATTTATGGTTCTGTTTAAGTCACTGAAGCTTGCTGCACGAACATTTATTGATACTGTTTGGATGTCAAAGCCTTCCGCTTTTGCAGTTACTATGGCAGTTCCTACATTTTGAGGAGTGAATATTGCTGTTTCTTCCAACCCTACAGTTTCATTGATGTTTCCATTTGATGAAATTAAAGTTAAGTTAATAGGATATATTAAATCATTGTCATATTCAATAACATTTGTTCCATCATAGGCATATAATCTAAAAGTAATTTCAGAACTTTCACCAAGTAAGAGCATATTAGGGTCTACTGTAGCATTTAAAAATAGCCAAATATTGCCCTCAAAACCTCCTGGTTTTTCATTGTAATTGCTTAGATTATTTCCAAACCAATTATAATCTATATTTGAGCGATCAAAAATCTTGAATTTAATTTCGTTTTTTCCATTATTTAACATAATGTTATTGCTAAAATTGGAATAGGCACCCCGTTCATTATAATATACGCTGGCCTCAACATCTGCAGCATTATTTACAAATATGCAAGAAGTGACTTCACCTTCACTATCAACCCAATATAATGCACCTCCATCATTGTCAACATGATTTTGGGTGAAGACGGAATTTTCGACATTTCCGTTTCGACCATTCCAATAGATTGCACCACCTCTTCCCATAGGCAAAATAAGATGTCCGCTATGCTTAGTTTCAGCAGTATTATTTACAAATATGCAAGAAGTGACTTTACCTTCACTATCATCCCAATATAATGCACCTCCATCATTGTCAACATGATTTTGGGTGAAGACGGAATTTTCGACATTTCCGTTTCGACCATTCCAATAGATTGCACCACCCTTAATTGCATCGTTGTTGGTGAAATTTGAATATTTTACAATACTCTCTGCACCAGAGCAATAAATCGCACCTCCAGCAAAGGTAGCATGATTTTGGGTGAAGACGGAATTTTCGACATTTCCGTTTTGACCAAACCAATAAATTGCACCCCCATTAAATGCATTATTGTTGGTGAAATTTGAATATTCTACAATACTCTCAGCACCAGAGCAATAAATCGCACCTCCATAAGAGCCAGCATGATTTTGGGTGAAGACGGAATTTTCGACATTTCCGTTTTGACCAAACCAATAAATTGCACCACCATTATATGCATTATTGTTGGTGAAATTTGAATATTCTACAATACTCTCAGCACCAGAGCAATAAATCGCACCTCCATAAGAGCCAGCATGATTTTGGGTGAAGACGGAATTTTCGACATTTCCGTTTTGACCAAACCAATAAATTGCACCACCATCATTTGCATTGTTGTTAATGAAATTTGAATATTCTACAATACCATCTGTACCAAACCAATAAATTGCACCACCATCATTTGCATTGTTGTTAATGAAATTTGAATATTCTACAATACCATCTGTACCAAACCAATAAATTGCACCACCATCATTTGCATTGTTGTTGGTGAAGTTAGAGTATGTTACCTTGCCGTTTCTACCTTGCCAGTAGATGGCACCACCCCTCATATCTTCACCATCATAGCCATTTACATATGCATTTGCATATCCATTAACAAAACTAATGTTATTGATGGTAACATTATCCCCGGTTATATGAAATATGGGTGCTTTGTTGGAACCGTTTATTGTAAAACCGTTTCCATTGATAGTCAATGTTCTGTTTATGACAATTCCATTTATGAAGGCAGTGTCAATCTCCGGATTATATGCATAATTTTTATCTAAAGTTATTTCAGCATCTTCATTGCCATTTATGGTTCTGTTTAAGTCACTGAAACTTCCATAAAAGATTGTTCCATATAAAACATTTATTGATATCTTTTGGATGTCAATGCCTTCTGCTTTTGTAGTCACTGTGGCAATTCCAAGATTTTCAGGAGCGAATATGGCCTTATCCTCTGTAATATCCTCAATATTTCCATTTAAGGATGTTAGGGTTAAGTTAATAGGGTATAAAAGAGTTCTATTATAATCAAGGATGTTTCTTCCATCGTAGGCATATAATTTATATCTTATTTCAGAGCTTTCTGAGATTGATATTGTCAATGGGTTTGCTGTTGCATTTAAAAAGAGCCAAACGTTGCCATCAAAACCTGTTGGTCTTTCATTGTAATTACTTAGATTATTTCCAAACCAATTGTAGTCTGCATTGGAGCCCTCATAGACAGTGAAATGAACTTCATTATTTCCATTGTACAACATAATGTTATTGTTAAAATTAGAATGGGAATCAGACGGATAATCATTATAATATACGCTAGCACCATCATCTGCAGTATTGTTTATAAATAGGCAGGCAGAGACATTTCCATATTGAGCAAACCAGCGGATAGCCCCTCCAGCACTAGTTGCATGGTTGTTAATGAACTCTGAGTTTATGATGATTCCATTTGGGCCTTGCCAGTTGATGGCTCCACCATCATCGTTTGCATATCCATTTATGAAAGTAATGTTATCGATAGTGACGTTAGGAGCAGTTACTTGGAAGATGCGAGCTTTATCTAAACCGTTTATTGTGTTTCCGTTTCCATTTATTGTTACTGTGTGGGTTATGTTGATTCCATTTATGAAAGCAGCATCTATCTCTGGTATATATGCATAATTTTTATCTAAAATTATTTCAAAGCCTTCGTTGCCATTTATGGTTCTGTTTAAGTCACTGAAACTTGCTTCGAAAACCTTTATTGATATTGTTTGGATGTCAGTGCCTGCTGCTTTTGCTGTTACTGTGGCAGTTCCAAGATTTTGAGGGGTGAATATGACTTTTTCTTCCAGTGCGACATTATCATTGACTATTCCATTTGTTGAACTTAAGGTTAATGTGATAGGATATAAAAGATGATTATCATATTCTTGAATTTCTCTTCCATTATAAGCATATAACTTATAGCTAATTTCTGAACTGTTTGAAATTAAGATTGTATCTGGGTTTGCTGTTGCATTTAAAAAGAGCCATATATCTCCAATTATGCCAGTTGTTGCGTCATTGTAATTGCTTGAGTTATGTCCAAACCAATTGTAGTCTGCATTGGAGCCGTTATAGACTGTGAAATGAACTTCATTATTTCCATTGTACAACATAATGTTATTGTTAAAATTAGAATGGGAATCAGATGGATAATTGTTATGGTATACGTTAGCGCCATCATCTGCAGTGTTGTTTATGAATAGGCAAGTAGAGACATTTCCATATTGGGCTTGCCAGATTATTGCTCCTCCAGCACCTGTTGCATGGTTGTTATAAAAAGTTGAGTTTTCAATATTACCATTTGCGCCAGACCAATGGATTGCACCACCATCTTTATCCTCATCAGTGCTGCCATTTGCATATCCATTTGCAAAAGTGACATTATTGATGGCGACATTAGAGGCAGTTACTTGGAAAATACGGGCATTGTTAGAACCGTTTATTGTAAAGCCATTTCCATTTATTGTTACAGTGCGATTTATGATAACTCCATTTATGAAAGCAGCATCGGTCTCTGGATCAAATATATAATGTTTATTTAAAGTTATTATGGAGTCTTCGTTGCCATTTATGGTTCTGTTCAAGTCGCTAAAGCTTGGCACATAAACATTTATTGGTACTGAGCCAATGTAACTGCCTTCTGCATATACATCTACTGAGGTATATCCAAGAGTTTGAGGGGTGAATATGGCCTTTTCTTCCAATCCTACGGTATCATTGACGTTGCCGTAGTTAGAATTTAGAGTTAATTTAATAGGGTATACAAGGGCATTATCATATTCATGAACTTCTGTTCCATCATAGGAGTATAATCTAAAAGTGATTTCGCAACTTTCGCCAAGGAAGACACTATCATGGTTTACTATTGGCTGTAAAAACAACCAAGTATTACTATAAATATTTGGTTTGTCAAGGTAATTAAGTGAATTATCTCCAAACCAGTTATAGTCTGCATTGAAGCCCTCAGATGTATTAAAATTAATTTCATTACCTCCATTGTTTAGCAAAATGTTATTGTTAAAATTAGAATAAGATTTAGACTCAAACAGGTCCTCATATACGTTTGCTCTGTAATCTGAAGTATTGTTTATAAATAAACATCCAGAAATATTGGCATATGTAAGATGGTAGTCGATAGCACCAGCGCTATAACCATGATTGTTAATGAATCTAGAATATTTTATTGTCCCGTTGTCAGCGACCCATCTTACAGCGCCAGCTAAAATTGCAGTGTTGTTAGTGAAATTGGAATTTTCTACAGTTCCGTCATTTTTAGACCATTGAATAGCGCCACCATTTCTTCCACTATTGTTGGTGAAGTTAGAATGTTTGACGGTTCCTTTTTCACCATACCACCAGATAGCGCCACCAAAAGTTGCCATTCGGTTATTAATGAAGTTGGAATGTTCTACAGTCCCGTTGGCAGTATACCATGAGATAGCACCACCATTATTGTTTGCAGTGTTGTTGGCGAAGCTGGAATGTTTGACAGTCCCCCTTTCACCTTCCCAATCGATAGCGCCACCCTCTAGATATGCAGAGTTGTTGGTGAAGTTACAGAATTCGACTGTGATATCTGATCCGTAGGTATAAACAGCACCCCCCTTCTCGCTTGCATTGTTGCTGGTGAAGTTACAATATATCGCCTTGGTGTTATTACCATACAAATAGACAGCTCCACCATTTTGCCCATTGTTGCCGGTGAAGTCGGAATATTCTACTCTGCTGTTTGAACCCACCAATACGATAGCGCCGCCACCAGCATTATTTGCATTGTTGTTAATGAATTTACAATGTTGGACTATGCTGTCTGAACCATACATAAAGATAGCACCACCATAATTTTGACG
Encoded here:
- a CDS encoding Ig-like domain repeat protein; translation: MNKRIFLYIALIFIISLLSFSAVSANEDISSDNLILDENVYDEKIILDDVQDKNIISDNDYDDVIPVENANDNAILAGNDEELILDENNSEISEDNKNDKTKLSDPNTYSFTRLNQAINSGASVINLTDNYQYTEGDESFIHGIMISRSITINGNGMTISGSGVARIFEVFTSNVIINNITFRDAYAEGDSNRQNYGGAIFMYGSDSIVQHCKFINNNANNAGGGAIVLVGSNSRVEYSDFTGNNGQNGGAVYLYGNNTKAIYCNFTSNNASEKGGAVYTYGSDITVEFCNFTNNSAYLEGGAIDWEGERGTVKHSSFANNTANNNGGAISWYTANGTVEHSNFINNRMATFGGAIWWYGEKGTVKHSNFTNNSGRNGGAIQWSKNDGTVENSNFTNNTAILAGAVRWVADNGTIKYSRFINNHGYSAGAIDYHLTYANISGCLFINNTSDYRANVYEDLFESKSYSNFNNNILLNNGGNEINFNTSEGFNADYNWFGDNSLNYLDKPNIYSNTWLFLQPIVNHDSVFLGESCEITFRLYSYDGTEVHEYDNALVYPIKLTLNSNYGNVNDTVGLEEKAIFTPQTLGYTSVDVYAEGSYIGSVPINVYVPSFSDLNRTINGNEDSIITLNKHYIFDPETDAAFINGVIINRTVTINGNGFTINGSNNARIFQVTASNVAINNVTFANGYANGSTDEDKDGGAIHWSGANGNIENSTFYNNHATGAGGAIIWQAQYGNVSTCLFINNTADDGANVYHNNYPSDSHSNFNNNIMLYNGNNEVHFTVYNGSNADYNWFGHNSSNYNDATTGIIGDIWLFLNATANPDTILISNSSEISYKLYAYNGREIQEYDNHLLYPITLTLSSTNGIVNDNVALEEKVIFTPQNLGTATVTAKAAGTDIQTISIKVFEASFSDLNRTINGNEGFEIILDKNYAYIPEIDAAFINGINITHTVTINGNGNTINGLDKARIFQVTAPNVTIDNITFINGYANDDGGAINWQGPNGIIINSEFINNHATSAGGAIRWFAQYGNVSACLFINNTADDGASVYYNDYPSDSHSNFNNNIMLYNGNNEVHFTVYEGSNADYNWFGNNLSNYNERPTGFDGNVWLFLNATANPLTISISESSEIRYKLYAYDGRNILDYNRTLLYPINLTLTSLNGNIEDITEDKAIFAPENLGIATVTTKAEGIDIQKISINVLYGTIFYGSFSDLNRTINGNEDAEITLDKNYAYNPEIDTAFINGIVINRTLTINGNGFTINGSNKAPIFHITGDNVTINNISFVNGYANAYVNGYDGEDMRGGAIYWQGRNGKVTYSNFTNNNANDGGAIYWFGTDGIVEYSNFINNNANDGGAIYWFGTDGIVEYSNFINNNANDGGAIYWFGQNGNVENSVFTQNHAGSYGGAIYCSGAESIVEYSNFTNNNAYNGGAIYWFGQNGNVENSVFTQNHAGSYGGAIYCSGAESIVEYSNFTNNNAFNGGAIYWFGQNGNVENSVFTQNHATFAGGAIYCSGAESIVKYSNFTNNDAIKGGAIYWNGRNGNVENSVFTQNHVDNDGGALYWDDSEGKVTSCIFVNNTAETKHSGHLILPMGRGGAIYWNGRNGNVENSVFTQNHVDNDGGALYWVDSEGEVTSCIFVNNAADVEASVYYNERGAYSNFSNNIMLNNGKNEIKFKIFDRSNIDYNWFGNNLSNYNEKPGGFEGNIWLFLNATVDPNMLLLGESSEITFRLYAYDGTNVIEYDNDLIYPINLTLISSNGNINETVGLEETAIFTPQNVGTAIVTAKAEGFDIQTVSINVRAASFSDLNRTINGNEDAEITLGKYYEFDPETDGAFIHGIIINRTVTINGNGTTINASGKARIFQVIADNVTLNNITFTNGNASGEGADRSGGAIRWEGANGIISYSNFTFNHAYLTGGAIIWSGENGTVKHSSFSQNDVDGSGGAIRWAGAKGTITDSDFYLNSATDAGAIWWLGAYGTVKYSNLINNHAGSRGGAIMWSGENGNVTYSNFSLNNGGSGTGYDGGGAIFWDHLNGTVSYSNFSNNHINGHGGAIAWHEQYGNVSSCLFVNNTATDGASVYHNDHSESYSNFNNNILLNNGENEIHYDVYDGSNADYNWFGNNGSNYNEKPAGSVGNVWLFLNATADPNPISILGSSDVSFKLYAYDGLDLIEYDNNLLYPIILSLSSSNGNINDTAGLDEKIIFTPQNIGTATVTAKAEGIFQTLSINVYPPSFSDLNRTINGNDDDEITLDKYYEFNPELDSAFIHGIIINRTVTINGNGSTINGSSKARIFQVIAPDVVLNNITFANGNANGENEGGYGGAILWEGDNGRVEDSTFINNNASGYGGAIFGGNCSDNVIFQNNHAGIEGDDWYVPKPVISVNDFTSTYKSGEKLYVNVSYVGTQIDGINVTISVFDSSNQLIGNYSCLSGDGWTVDLDAGNYNALVFVDSDEYGYGEETIALTINKRASQISANPLNTTYNGNENIIMILKDNYNESIANATVLVDFNGEKNLTTDENGQIVVSANGIVPGEYWAQFIFDGSKNYDGSDEKVKVIISKASTSLSSENMNVSYNESKYLIATLKDQYSNPLAEISIEFKSNSSTVKNENTDNKGQAKLLIDFNPGTYNIDISFAGNSLYDASYATVTVVVNPSDDSGNGTEPSGNGSSGNGTSPEGNGTSPGGNGTSPSGNGTSPGGNGTSPSGNGTSPGGNGTDPGGNGTSPSGNGTDPGGNGTSPSGNGTSPGGNGTDPSGNGTSPGGNGTDPGGNGTSSTVKDTLIGISTSTVIYGNDELINLTLTTADKTPIDGVIELRVGNSIYNVTITGGKGSKALSNLTIGNYTVTADYKGDSEYNSSTASSSFTVRDRIETRIIYNNMTTAPVGANDGRIGNYFRVKLVDENNQALAGVPIQIGFNGRIYNRTTDSEGGAKLQINLAKEDGYTFAICFKGDDNYNASFEVAKIDVNKKYPKPNSANSESAEPANKTQKNTRLETSILYKDMKTESVLKAEGRAGKYFEIQLVDNNKKALAGVPIKIGFNGVVYDRITNATGGAKLQINLLKVTQYTFAIAYLGDSKYQASFEVAKITVNKQTPKITAPQKTFKAKAKTKTVTATLKSQRGTLLSGKKIKFTVNGKTYTGTTNSKGVASVKVSLSKKGTYTATAKFDGDANTKATSVKFKVKIS